The sequence GGGGAGGCGATCCGGCGCCGGGCTCCGCGGGCCCTTTCGCCGCGGGCTCCGTGGCCTTCGGCGCGGGCGGCGCGGGCTCGGGCGCTGCGGGCCTCGGCGCTGGCTGAGCAGGTGGCGCGGGCGGGGCGGGCTCAGCGGGCTTCGTCGTGGGCGCGCGGGGTGGGCGAGCCGGCGGCTTGGCCGGCTGGGCGAGCTGCGCGAGAAGAAGAAGCCACATGGTGTTCGGGAGGCGGCGACACCCTGTGCCCCCGACTTTTCCCGATGTTGCCCCACCTTGGAGCGGACACCAACCGAAAACCCGTGGAGGGGGGAATTTGGCGGTCGCCGATCGGCGCCGAGGTCGCCGGGCGGGAGTCCCCTTTTATGCGGGTGCGCGAGGTCGTAGGGTGGTCGCGTGCGAGTCGTCGCCGTCACCCAAATCTGGCCGAACAGCCTCGAGCCGCTCGAGGCCGCCTTCAACCGTCAGCAGTTCCGTGAGCTCGCCAACCTGTGCGATCTCGAGGTCCTCGCCGCCGTCGCGAGCTTCCCGCTGGCGGGCGTCACCGGGCAGCCGCCGCGCCCCGCGAAGCTCGCCGCCCTCCCGGGAAGTGAGCTCGTCGCCGGAATACGTACGACCTATCTGAAGCAGCTCTACGTGCCCAAGGTCGGCGTGCCGATCGCGGTACCGCTCTACTTGGCGTCGGCCGCGCCCCATCGGGCGCTCCTCGCGTCAGCAGACGTGATCTTCGGCACTTGGGCGTACCCCGACTCGTGCGCGGCGGTGCTCCTCGCGCGCATGCTGGGCAAGCCGTCCGTCGTGAAGGTCCACGGGTCCGACCTGAACGTGATCGCCAAGCGGCCCAGCGCGCGCGCGGTGCTCTCGCGGGTGCTGCCCCAGGCCCACGCGCTCGTGTCGGTGTCGGAGCCGCTCTCGGACGAGCTCGCCCTGCTCGGGGTGGACCGCGCGCGCATTCACCTCGTCGGCAACGGCGTCGACGACGGGGTGTTTCGGCTGCAAGACAAGGCCGAGGCCCGGCGCGAGCTCGGCGTTGGCGTCGATCGTCGCGTGGTGTTCTTCGTCGGACGGCTCGAGCCGGCGAAAGGCATCGACGAGCTCATGACGGCGTGGGACCAGGTCGCGCGGGACGAGCCCTCGGCCACGCTCGTGCTCGCGGGCGACGGTGTGTCGCGCGTCAAGGTGGACCAGTGGGCCCGCGGCCACGGCGACGGCGTGCGCGTGCTCGGCGGTCAACCGCTCTCGGCCATCGCGCGGTGGCACGGGGCGAGCGATCTGTTCACGCTGCCGAGCTGGCGCGAGGGCACGCCGAACGCCGTCCTCGAGGCGCTCGCGAGCGGGCGGCCGGTGGTGGCCACGCGCGTCGGCGGCATCCCCGACGTGCTGCGCGATCCGGAGGCCGGCGCGCTCGTGCCCGCGAAAGATCCGGCCGCCCTGGCCGCGGCGCTCACGGCCGCGCTGCGCAAGCCCTGGGACGCCGAGGCGGTGCGCCGCACGGGCCCGGGCACCTGGCGCGAGAGCGCGGCGAAGCTCCACTCGGTGCTCGAGGGCGCGCTCCGCGGCTATTCGCGGCGATGATCTTCGAGCCCGGCGCAGCGCCGGGCTTCGCGCGAGGCCCCCCGGGCTCTCCCTGCTCCTGCCCGGCCTGAAGGCCGGCCGCTACGCGAGCAGCGCCTCGGCGAAGGTGGCGGCGAGGCCCATGATGGTGTGCTGCGGGTTCACGCCCAGGTTCGTGGGGATGACCGACGCGTCGGCGACGACCAGGCCCTCGTAGCCGTGCACCCGGCCGAGGCCGTCGACCACGCTGCGCTTCGGATCGGTGCCCATGACGCAGCCGCCGAACAGGTGGCTCAAGATCGCCACGTATTTTCGGGGATCGAGCGGCGCGTCTTTGAGAGTGTCGATCTGGTCGGCCGCGAGCTTGTAGGGCATCCCCGAGATGCCCGGGAGCACCGCCTTCGCGCCCGCCGCGACGTGCTGCTTGGCCACGAGCCACATGCCCTGGCGGAAGCGCTCCATGTCGGCAGGATTGAGTGTATAATGCACCACTGGATTACCAAGCAGTGACGAGGTGATCTTCCCCACTGACTCGGCGCGCACCGCGTGACACCACATGGCGATGTGTCGGTATTCGGAGAGGCGCCGCATGAGCTCGACTCCCCCGCCCGAGAGGCGACTGGCCACGAGCTCGAAGGGTATCGCGAGGGTCTCGAGCTTGAGCCCGGGCTCGTCGCGGAAGCCGGTGCTCGCCCACCCCTGCGTGGCGCCGAGGTTCATGTCGACCGGCTCGTCGTAGCAGCCAAACACCCCCGTGCCCGGGTGCGCGCGGAAGTGGGCGCCGAGCGCGGGCAGGCGCACCCCCGAGCGCATGAGCAGCACCGGAGAGTGGGTGACCGAGGCCGCCACGACGACGCCCTTGCGCGCGCGCACGTCGAACCGAGTCCCCTCGCGCCGCGTGCGCGGGTGCACGAAGCGGCCCGAGACGCCCACCGCGCGGCGGCCCTCGAGCACCACGTGGCTCACCGGCGCAGACGAGAGCACGAGCCCGCCACGGGCGAGGGTCTCGGGCACGTAGTTCAGGTTCGTGCTCTGCTTTTTCAGCGAGCGGCAGCCCTGGAGGCACTGCCCCGAGCCCACACACCCGGCGACGTAGCGCCGCATGACGTGCGACTCCTTGAACCCCAGCGCCTCGGCGCCCGCGATGGCGAGCAGGTTCGCGCGCCCGAGCGCCGCGGCGGGCACCTCCTCGACCGAGAGCTCACGCTCGATGCGCGCCTGGTGCGCGCGCACCGGCCCCTCGAGCCCGGTGACGCCGTGCTCGCGCGCCCACTGGGCGAAGATGTCGCCCGGCGTGGGTACGCAGATGGCGCTGTTCACGACGGTGGTGCCGCCCATCGTGCGAGCCTGCACCACGGGCCAGAGCGCGCGGCCCATGGTGACCTGGGCGCCCCAGTCGTCCATGAGGTCGCGCATGCCGCCGTACACCGAGTGGGGATAATGTTCGGGATCGCGCCACGCGCCGGCCTCCACGAGCGCCACGCTGGCGCCGCCGCGGGCGAGGGTGACCGCGGCGGTGGCGCCGCCCGCCCCCGAGCCCACGACCACGTAGTCGACCTCCGCCTGGAAGTGGTGCTCCTCCTTGCTGCGATAGGCCACGTGGCGCCCCGAGGGAGGCGTCGCTCGCAGAGGCGCGTGCCGAGCGCTCACTCGGTCCTCCAGGTGTCGGGATCGGGGGGGAGCGCTCGGAGGCCGAGGCGCGCGCGCACCTCGGCGCCCTGGCCCCACGCGAGCCCGGCCACGAGCTTGAGCAGGAAGATCGCCTGGCGCACCACGTAGCTGTCGGTCTGGGCGATCGCGTGCGCGTGCTTGTCGCCGAGGCGCGGCGAGAGCGCGAACGCGGGGACCGGCACGCCCACGGTGAACACGGGGGTCAGGTGAAACACGATCGCCCCGAGCACGACCCCGAACCACACGAGGGGCGTGGTCTCCTCGCGGTAGCGCTCGAGGAAGGCGTCGAGCCCGCAGTCTTCGGCGCCCGGCAGCTCGTCGGTGCGGGGGTAGAGCAGCACGATCGCGGACCGCACGAGAGCAAGCACGCGCCGAGTCTAGCACCCCCGTGGGCGTTTCACGCTCCTGGCGAACCGAACGGGGGCACGCGCCCGCGCGGCGCGAGCCCCTCGAGCCCCGAGTCGAGCGAGCCGTGAGCGAGCCGTGCGATAGTGCCGGCATGCGCGCGCGCGATCTCGGCGTCACCTCGCTCTTCTTTCTCTCGGGCACGAGCGGGCTCGTGTTCGAGGTCGTGTGGCTCCGGTACCTCACGCTGGTGGTTGGCCACACCACGTTCGCCGCGAGCGTGGTGGTGTCGGGCTTCCTCGGGGGCTTGGCGCTCGGAAGCTATGTCTTCGGGCGATGGGCGGGCCGCGTGTCGCGCCCGCTGCGGGCGTACGCGGGGCTCGAGCTCGCGACGGGCCTCTCGGCGCTGGTGTTCACGTGGCTGCTCCGCGACGCGTCGCGCCTCGCGGCGCTCTTGGGCGCGCCGGGCGGTGGCCCCCTCCCCGTGCGCGTGCTGCTGGCGGTCGCCCTGGTGGCGCCGCCGGCGTTCGTCATGGGCGGCACCCTGCCGCTCCTCACGCGCTTCGTCGCGCGGGAGCTGCCGGAGGTGGGGCGGCGCTTCGGGCTCCTCTACGGGGTCAACACGCTCGGCGCGGCGACCGGCGCGGCGCTCGCGGGAATCTGGGTCATCGGGGCGTACGGGGTGTGGCGGGCCGCCGCCGCCGCCGCCGCCGTGAACCTGCTCGTGGCAGCGGTCTCCTTCGCGGTCTCGCACAGCGTGGAGCGCGCTCTTCCCGAGGCCGAGGCCGGCGAGGCCACCGCGACCGAAGACGCCAAGACCGACGCGACCGACGCGACCGACGCGACCGAACCGCCTCCGCTAGACCGCGCGGGCCGCCTGTTCGTCGTCGCGTTCGCGGTCGCGGGGTTCACCTCGATTGGCTACGAGGTGCTCTGGTTTCGAGTGATTGGCATGTTCGTCCACTCCACGTCCTATGCCTTCTCCATGTCGCTCGTGGCCTTTCTGCTCGGCCTCGTGCTCGGCTCGCTGCTCTATTCCACGCGGCTCGCGGGCCGCTACCGGGACGTCGACATCTTCGCCACGGCGCAGCTCTTGCTCGCGTTCCTCGGGCTGCTCTCGATGGTCCTCCTCGGGCACTCGGGCGCGCTCGGCGAGGGGCTCCGCGCGCTCCTGCCCGGCGAGGGCACGCACATCGCCCGCATGCTGCTCCACGCCGCGATCGTGATGCTCGTGCCCTCCACGGTGATCGGCGTCGTGTTCCCGTGCGTGGTGCAGCTCACCACCACCCACCTACGGGCGGCCGGGCGCACCGTAGGTCTGCTCTATTCCGTGAACACACTGGGCGGGATCGCGGGATCGTTCGTAGTGGGCTTCGTGGCCATTCCGCTCGTGGGCACTCAGTGGTCGTTCGTGGCGATGGCGGCCGCGAACGCCGCCGTCGCGGCGCTCCTCGTGCGGTCGGACCCGGGCGCCGAGACCCGCGTGAGGGCGCGCACCTACGTCGCGGCCCTCGCGCTCGCGCCGCTCTCGCTGCTCGCCGTGCCGCCGGGCTGGCTCGTGGGGCAGTGGCTGAGAGGAACTCCAGGCACGCCGCTCGACG comes from Myxococcales bacterium and encodes:
- a CDS encoding glycosyltransferase; the encoded protein is MRVVAVTQIWPNSLEPLEAAFNRQQFRELANLCDLEVLAAVASFPLAGVTGQPPRPAKLAALPGSELVAGIRTTYLKQLYVPKVGVPIAVPLYLASAAPHRALLASADVIFGTWAYPDSCAAVLLARMLGKPSVVKVHGSDLNVIAKRPSARAVLSRVLPQAHALVSVSEPLSDELALLGVDRARIHLVGNGVDDGVFRLQDKAEARRELGVGVDRRVVFFVGRLEPAKGIDELMTAWDQVARDEPSATLVLAGDGVSRVKVDQWARGHGDGVRVLGGQPLSAIARWHGASDLFTLPSWREGTPNAVLEALASGRPVVATRVGGIPDVLRDPEAGALVPAKDPAALAAALTAALRKPWDAEAVRRTGPGTWRESAAKLHSVLEGALRGYSRR
- a CDS encoding GMC family oxidoreductase, yielding MSARHAPLRATPPSGRHVAYRSKEEHHFQAEVDYVVVGSGAGGATAAVTLARGGASVALVEAGAWRDPEHYPHSVYGGMRDLMDDWGAQVTMGRALWPVVQARTMGGTTVVNSAICVPTPGDIFAQWAREHGVTGLEGPVRAHQARIERELSVEEVPAAALGRANLLAIAGAEALGFKESHVMRRYVAGCVGSGQCLQGCRSLKKQSTNLNYVPETLARGGLVLSSAPVSHVVLEGRRAVGVSGRFVHPRTRREGTRFDVRARKGVVVAASVTHSPVLLMRSGVRLPALGAHFRAHPGTGVFGCYDEPVDMNLGATQGWASTGFRDEPGLKLETLAIPFELVASRLSGGGVELMRRLSEYRHIAMWCHAVRAESVGKITSSLLGNPVVHYTLNPADMERFRQGMWLVAKQHVAAGAKAVLPGISGMPYKLAADQIDTLKDAPLDPRKYVAILSHLFGGCVMGTDPKRSVVDGLGRVHGYEGLVVADASVIPTNLGVNPQHTIMGLAATFAEALLA
- a CDS encoding fused MFS/spermidine synthase; its protein translation is MRARDLGVTSLFFLSGTSGLVFEVVWLRYLTLVVGHTTFAASVVVSGFLGGLALGSYVFGRWAGRVSRPLRAYAGLELATGLSALVFTWLLRDASRLAALLGAPGGGPLPVRVLLAVALVAPPAFVMGGTLPLLTRFVARELPEVGRRFGLLYGVNTLGAATGAALAGIWVIGAYGVWRAAAAAAAVNLLVAAVSFAVSHSVERALPEAEAGEATATEDAKTDATDATDATEPPPLDRAGRLFVVAFAVAGFTSIGYEVLWFRVIGMFVHSTSYAFSMSLVAFLLGLVLGSLLYSTRLAGRYRDVDIFATAQLLLAFLGLLSMVLLGHSGALGEGLRALLPGEGTHIARMLLHAAIVMLVPSTVIGVVFPCVVQLTTTHLRAAGRTVGLLYSVNTLGGIAGSFVVGFVAIPLVGTQWSFVAMAAANAAVAALLVRSDPGAETRVRARTYVAALALAPLSLLAVPPGWLVGQWLRGTPGTPLDVKEGRDGVVAVLSHSYEEDCRGKPDCPAECAAKPWSFRQLKFGSVSYATTSVLGRRYMTTLANLPMLSHPAPKDALLVCFGTGTTAGTFAGYAELGSLTIVDVSPEVFAAAPYFESENHGVLRDPRTKVVLDDGRHFLAAHPEARFDVISFEPPPPISAGTVSLYTRELYALMAARLRPGGLVTQWIPMQEQSDTQNRMLVRSMLETFADVSLWMPSMNEAVLLASSEPVALDLARWRARWEEPRVRETLARSGFSGPAALLGTFVADRAALERYAAGHAAVTDDLPVVEYPLQRRVPAFDVATLYADHASPLDHAVSVRDEERARLPAERAASEKMALAAREHFAGRRAAATALVGEAEALAGPTAYTELFGHSLYPCVLRAER